Proteins from a single region of Rhipicephalus sanguineus isolate Rsan-2018 unplaced genomic scaffold, BIME_Rsan_1.4 Seq8977, whole genome shotgun sequence:
- the LOC125756822 gene encoding cytochrome P450 2B12-like — MALPPSSLEEAEYLTEKIAEHKGAPLAIQDLLVPSTSNNVTALVFGTRYPFEDTRREFLDDRLKKLSRFVGARRLSLLLPRWMNQLAAKIPVLKNNLAGPILDELLAFFRREIREHEATLDEPAIGTS; from the exons atggcgctcCCTccaagttcgctt GAAGAAGCAGAGTACCTGACTGAAAAGATTGCTGAGCATAAGGGTGCACCGTTAGCGATCCAGGATTTGCTCGTGCCCAGTACATCCAATAATGTGACAGCACTCGTGTTTGGGACGCGGTATCCGTTCGAGGATACCCGAAGAGAGTTCCTGGACGATCGACTCAAAAAGTTGTCGAGGTTCGTCGGTGCCAGAAGACTGAGCCTTCTTCTGCCTAGGTGGATGAACCAGCTGGCAGCAAAAATACCAGTCCTGAAAAATAACCTCGCTGGACCAATTCTCGATGAGCTACTCGCTTTTTTCAG ACGCGAAATACGAGAACATGAAGCAACTTTGGACGAGCCAGCGATCGGGACTTCATGA